The following DNA comes from Chitinivibrionales bacterium.
GTTGTTCGTATTCCGACTTGCTTCCGGTTCCTCCGGTGATAAAGGGTCGCACACTGTCGACATCAACCCGTTTGCCGAACACCAGCCCGCCGGTTCCCATAGGGCCGTAGAGTGCTTTATGACCCGTAAAGACCAGAAAATCGATTGCATCACGCTCCATATGAATCGGTATTGCACCAGCGCTTTGAGCTGCATCTACGCAAAAATAGAGATCATGTTTTCGCACAATCGTGCCGATTTCAGCCAGGGGCTGGAGAGAACCGGTTACATTTGAAGCATGGTTGAGGATAATGAGTTTCGTTGATGGCCTGATCTCATTTTCGAGGGCAATTGGTGAAAGAAAACCCTGTCTGTCACAGGAGACCGTACTTATTACAATTCCTTCTTTTTCCCGTGCTCGCAGGGGGCGCATCACCGAATTATGCTCTATGCTCGAGGTGATAACATGATCGCCGGGCTCAAGAAAACCGGCAATAATATAATTGAGCGATTCGGTGGCATTACCGGTAAAAACTACCCGCAAAGAATCATCACAGGAGAACAGCGCCGCAACCGATTCCCGTGCAGAAAAGATACATCGACCGGATTCATTTGCACGGTGATGTCCTGCCCGGCCCGGATTTGCACCAATGTCATTCATAAAATGAACCATTGCCTCGGTGACACATGATGGCTTGGGAAATGAGGTTGCAGGATTATCGAGATATATCATTCCGGTGCTTTTTGCGGTTTAATGTATTGGAATATTCCTTAAAATATGTTTTTACAAAATTAATTATTTGAAATTTTGACTTGATGAGCGAAATTTTAATATCTTATCTATACTATCTGTTCCACTACTACCCAATAATTTTTTATGAAAAAGGAGGAGGTTTTCATGAAGCATGTCCTGTTACTTGCCGGAGTGCTGGTCCTTTCTGTTGTTTTCTCTGTCCTCTCAAAGGATAAAAAAGAGACACAAAAGGCCGAAGCTGCTGCTGTAGAAAAAGAGGAGAAGGCGGCAGAAAAGAAGGTTGAAAAAAAAGAAGAAACACAGAAAGTAGAAAAGAAGGCCAAGGCCGACAAAAAGGCGGCCCTCAAGGAGAAAAAAGCAGCTTCCACCAAAGCAAAAGCAAGCAAAGCTGAAACTAAAAAGACTTCAAAGAAGAAAAAGGAAGAAACCGAAGAAGTCAAGAAAACACCGGCCCCTAAAAAGGAAAAAGCCACACCGGCAAAGAAAGCGGCTGTCGTCGAGAAAAAAGCATCGATGAAAAAAGAAGAGGCTGAAACCGAAAAGCCGAAGGCAGAAAAGAAAAAAGCTTCGGCGGCAACCAAAAAAGCTGCTCCCAAGGAGAAAAAAGCCTCTTCACCGGCAAAAGCCGCTAAAAGGGCAAAAAAAGAAGCCGTAGAAGAAGTTTCGAAGGAAAAGAAAGCCGAAAAAGCTGAAGCTCCAAAGGCTAAGGACGTCAAAAAAGCCAAAAAGGCTTCGCAGCCGGAGAAAAAAGCGGTCAAAGCCGCTCCTGTCAAAAAGAAGGCCAAAAAGGCAACGGCAAAGGAAAAGAAAGCCGACAAAAAAAGCAGTACCATTAAAGTGGCACGGTCGGCAATCTGCAAAGAAATTGTCAATCACGAGCCAAAAGAAAAGGGCACGTCATTTTCAACCGATGTAAAAGAACTCTACTGCTTTTCTCAGATCAAAGGCGCAAAGGATACGGTTAAAATCCAACACAAATGGTATCGAGATGATAAACTTTTCAGCCTCGTCCCGCTTCAGATACGTTCGGCAAGTTTCAGAACGTACAGCCAGATCGATGTTCCCGCAAAGGGTACCGGCAACTGGAAAGTTGATATCGTTGATGTTGAGAGTGGTGAAGTTCTTGAAACGGTCGGTTTTAAGATACAGTAGAAGTGGTTCCGGTAATAGATTAGCATAAACGCTATAATTCAAAATACCCCGCGGGTCCGGTTTTCCGGGCTTACAGCGGGTTTTTTTTGTGCCCTCAAGCGGTCGGATATTGTTGCGAAAAACAATATGTTCTGCTTGCCGGGAAAGGAAACGTATAATTTGATTTTAATATAAGCGCCACTGCAATCGTGAAATTATATTATAGAATAGATTGAAAACCATTAAAGAATTTCCTGTGCACCGGCAGCATAATTTACCAATTACTCAACACTATTCCCCTCAGAGGATTTATGAGAATATATTTCTCACAAGATATTCCCCTGTTCTCCGTAAATAATCGGTCTTTCCTTCTTATACTGCTGTTATTTCTCCTCTCTCCTCTCCTTCCGAATTACCCGTCAGATTGTCATGCCGCCAAAGCCGTTGAGTACCTCTCCCAGACCTATATCGATACGGTTATTGCCCGGGCCTACTACAAGCTCAATGCAGCCGATGATCCCGGTTCTGGAATCGCTCGCAAAGAAGCCATCGCTTATGCAAAAAAGATTGTCACAAAAATGAAAGAGCTTTCCGAGAATGATCCCAACCGGAAATATATCCTCTGGAAAATCGGAGAACTGGAAAGCCTTCTTTATCTCGAGGAGCGTGGACTTTTTGAGGAACAGGAGAAAAAACGGATTACGGGCATGAATGAGCTTGTTGCACAATTCAACGCGGAACTTGCCCGGTCCCGTCCCGATTTCAGCAAACTCTCCATGATCCACCAGCGTATGACTTCAATCGACGAGAAAAAGGCCCGGGAGATTTTCAATTCCATGGTGGATCGTCAAACCAATATCAGCAAGGAAGTCCTTTATACTATTGAAAAATCCCTTGAAGAAGATGATTACAATAAGGCCCGTAAAGAATTGGCATATTGTGAATTAAATCGCAAATACCTTTCCATCTCCTTAACTCAATTTGCCCGGTTGTCCGCCCGTGTCGAATCGAATATCTCGGTAGATAAAGAGCTGGAATTTATCGACAATACTTTTCCTGATATGCATAAACATATCGCCGATGGCAACCTGGGCCGGGCATCCGAATTGTCCAAAGTCGTATCTATCAGACTCGATAATATCAAAAACAAAACAATTCCAAGGGAATGGGACCGTCGGTTTTTCAAAAATAAGCGCCTGAAACGTCAGATCGAAAAAAGTGAAGATGAGCTGGTGGAAGCCAATCTTGCGGTTTTAGATACAGCCGGCATCTACGCTGCCGCCGAGTTTCTGGATACAACCCTGAAAAAAAGAGGTGTAGGTCGGGCAAAAATTGCGCAGGTCGATCAGCAAATAACCGAAGCCGCCCTTCAACTGGCTTCTAAAGAAGATAGTGATATCAGCAAAGAAATTCAAGAACTTACAGCTGCTCCACAGAGCGAACTGATCGTAGGTGATATGCTGGCCCAAGCAAAACTCCTGGCAAAGGCCAGGTCTGAGGGTAATGAGCTTACCCGAAAAGAAAAGGGTGAACTGACCCAGATTGAAGAAGTTCGACGGAGCAGGATGAAAGTCAAAGAGGAAATGGAAAAGAAACGGCAGATCATAAAGGAACTGAAGAAAAAGGAGCAAGCTCAGGAGAGCCTGATCGAGATTTATGCTCTTTTAGAAAAACGAAAGCAAAAAGAGGCTCAACGTACCTTTGAGGAGTTACAAAACTTTTTAAAGGCCTATCTCTCTTCTGCCGATTTTGCCGCCCTCGAGTCAGCTGTTCATAAGAATGCCGGCAAGAAGAAAAGAAGAATGTGACGCAGAGCCGCTATTCTCCTCTCCCCGGATTTTTCCTCAATTTCATGCGATAATAGACCCATACGCCGCCAAAAACAACAAAAATTGCCAGGATTCCCCATGCCGAAACCGGAGCGCCGTGAAAAAAAGCAAGGCTGATACCGATAACCGCACTCACCGCCCAGATAACCTTGAGATTGAGCATGCCCCTGAATGCTTCTACCCCGGCATTGCGTCCAAGTAGCGATTCGATCCCAATGCCCATCAGGGCAGCCCCGACAAGCCTGCTCGAGACGGGATCGACAACATCCCAGCCAAGAAGCGGTAGAAATAGTCCGGGAACAAAAAGCAGCGGAATCCCAACCATAACATCGGCGAAAAAATGGATCACAAACCACACCCGAAGGCCCGATGGAATTTCACTCGAGTTTCTTTCATTCATTAATACCTTCCCTTCCGGAGCTACTCTTTTATCCCCCAGACAATGCCTGGAGCATCACTGAACAGGGGCTCAAAATTGAGCATACCATTCGATTCGATAAATTGCTCTACAGCTCTTACATAGCGCAGATAACCGACTGTCCGGGGAACTGTTCGATGGGTTGCTTCTATCGCCTTGATAGATATACCCAAAGGGCCCGAATAGGCTTCCCACAACGGAACGCCATGGGTTTTTCGTGCCAGGGTTTCATCCTCGGCGCCATGAAGCCAGAAGAAGGGCACGG
Coding sequences within:
- a CDS encoding aminotransferase class V-fold PLP-dependent enzyme → MIYLDNPATSFPKPSCVTEAMVHFMNDIGANPGRAGHHRANESGRCIFSARESVAALFSCDDSLRVVFTGNATESLNYIIAGFLEPGDHVITSSIEHNSVMRPLRAREKEGIVISTVSCDRQGFLSPIALENEIRPSTKLIILNHASNVTGSLQPLAEIGTIVRKHDLYFCVDAAQSAGAIPIHMERDAIDFLVFTGHKALYGPMGTGGLVFGKRVDVDSVRPFITGGTGSKSEYEQQPCFLPDKFESGTPNTVGIAGLGAGVDYILSRGVESIRKREMELCEQLIGGLSALHNVTVYGGLDPERQTATVSFSIDDISCSDAGFRLDEVFGICCRVGLHCAPSAHKTIGTFPQGTIRFGASYFTTMEEIEIAIDAVKALTQCR
- a CDS encoding DUF2914 domain-containing protein; translation: MKHVLLLAGVLVLSVVFSVLSKDKKETQKAEAAAVEKEEKAAEKKVEKKEETQKVEKKAKADKKAALKEKKAASTKAKASKAETKKTSKKKKEETEEVKKTPAPKKEKATPAKKAAVVEKKASMKKEEAETEKPKAEKKKASAATKKAAPKEKKASSPAKAAKRAKKEAVEEVSKEKKAEKAEAPKAKDVKKAKKASQPEKKAVKAAPVKKKAKKATAKEKKADKKSSTIKVARSAICKEIVNHEPKEKGTSFSTDVKELYCFSQIKGAKDTVKIQHKWYRDDKLFSLVPLQIRSASFRTYSQIDVPAKGTGNWKVDIVDVESGEVLETVGFKIQ